One genomic window of Coleofasciculaceae cyanobacterium includes the following:
- a CDS encoding Ycf66 family protein produces the protein MLSYALAIAVATSSLVLFSTAFLMSDIHRKDDFLWSGVGLLYALVLWYCAHNITGAVLLGQAAATVLLVSYSWQTINLRKAIANPAKVVETNKFSVLQSINGLLKRNQPQVQPAVTAVTTANPPKVTEQEIAIPDATPESDRTVAQTQEISSTNDVNTLGADRKPIKNSQAETKNINNSEAAVKDTLTTKDKPVNQPAKETQPQNLQPSKPSELADTEQTKPTKPAIVIQDKRIDRSPNTVENTETNSALPSEPEVKTEGSLDNRQQANIPNIDIQSESETISPETSESAKAKASPLDSLETVEVAEVLEANPEDTSFNRESDRSNIIEVTTTEINITSEVKKIDRNQKENSEFKEE, from the coding sequence ATGCTGTCATATGCCTTAGCGATCGCCGTAGCCACGAGTAGTTTAGTGCTATTTTCGACCGCTTTTTTGATGTCGGATATTCATCGTAAAGACGACTTTCTTTGGAGTGGAGTAGGATTATTATATGCTTTAGTATTGTGGTATTGCGCCCACAACATTACAGGAGCAGTACTGCTAGGACAAGCTGCTGCTACGGTCTTGTTAGTTTCATATAGTTGGCAAACTATCAACTTAAGAAAGGCGATCGCTAATCCAGCTAAAGTAGTCGAAACTAATAAATTCTCGGTCTTACAAAGTATCAACGGTTTATTAAAGCGTAATCAGCCTCAAGTTCAACCAGCAGTTACCGCTGTTACAACTGCCAATCCACCAAAGGTAACAGAACAAGAAATAGCAATTCCTGATGCTACACCAGAATCCGATCGAACCGTAGCTCAGACACAAGAAATATCTTCGACTAATGATGTTAATACTCTCGGTGCAGATCGAAAACCAATTAAAAATTCGCAGGCTGAGACAAAAAACATCAATAATTCTGAAGCAGCAGTAAAAGACACATTAACTACAAAAGATAAGCCTGTCAATCAGCCAGCCAAAGAAACTCAACCTCAAAACTTGCAACCATCAAAACCTTCTGAATTAGCTGACACAGAACAAACAAAGCCAACGAAACCCGCAATAGTTATTCAAGACAAGAGGATCGATCGATCTCCAAATACGGTAGAAAACACTGAAACAAACTCGGCTTTGCCAAGTGAACCCGAAGTCAAAACTGAAGGCTCGTTAGACAATCGACAACAAGCTAACATACCCAACATAGATATCCAGTCAGAATCAGAGACAATTTCTCCCGAAACGTCAGAATCAGCAAAGGCAAAGGCATCACCTCTCGACTCTTTAGAAACAGTAGAAGTTGCTGAAGTATTAGAAGCAAACCCAGAAGATACATCCTTTAATCGAGAATCGGATCGATCTAACATTATCGAAGTAACTACTACAGAAATTAATATTACTTCTGAAGTTAAGAAAATCGATCGCAATCAAAAAGAGAATTCTGAGTTTAAAGAAGAATAA